A part of Camelus ferus isolate YT-003-E chromosome 6, BCGSAC_Cfer_1.0, whole genome shotgun sequence genomic DNA contains:
- the LOC102516707 gene encoding LOW QUALITY PROTEIN: serpin A3-8-like (The sequence of the model RefSeq protein was modified relative to this genomic sequence to represent the inferred CDS: inserted 2 bases in 1 codon), whose product MFHKQGEEILAGTKEQQHRENPAFQAGGGLGSTHRIQLSEPGMRAEGMSPLLALGLLVAGLCSRVHCLPEGVLDLEKVTQEDQHREASVDNFTLASSNTNFAFSLYKQLALKTPDKNVIFSPLSVSMALAFLSLGARGTTLTEILEGLKFNLTETPESEIHQGFQHLLQTLGQPSNQLQLSVGNAMFVQEQLKLLDKFRDDARALYAAEVSSINFRDPDTAKSLINDYVKNKTQGKVVDLFKRLDPLTEVVLVNYIYFKAKWKLPFDPQVTNQAEFHVSENRSVEVPMMRIPSLVTPMFRDAVLGCVVVELQYTSNDSALFILPDEGRLEEVEAKLLPETLRRWRDSLHPSLIDELGLPKFSISSDYDLKDILPQLGIREVFTDKADLSGVNDSNDLKVTQVVHKAVLDVGEEGTEGFASTGISXVETRIMKTITVYFNRPFLLTIVHRDTQSVIFLGKVTDPSQA is encoded by the exons ATGTTTCACAAGCAAGGGGAGGAGATCCTCGCAGGCACAAAGGAGCAGCAGCACCGTGAAAACCCAGCATTCCAGGCAGGTGGCGGCCTCGGTTCCACGCACCGCATCCAGCTCTCCGAGCCAG GCATGAGGGCAGAGGGGATGTCACCCCTCCTGGCTCTGGGGCTCCTGGTGGCTGGGCTCTGCTCCAGGGTCCACTGCCTCCCAGAGGGTGTACTTGACCTGGAGAAGGTGACCCAGGAGGACCAGCACAGAGAGGCATCTGTGGACAACTTCACATTAGCCTCCAGCAACACCAACTTCGCCTTCAGCCTCTACAAGCAGTTGGCTTTGAAGACCCCTGATAAGAATGTCATCTTCTCCCCGCTGAGCGTCTCCATGGCCTTGGCCTTCCTGTCCCTGGGGGCCCGCGGCACGACCCTGACGGAGATCCTCGAAGGCCTCAAGTTCAACCTCACGGAGACCCCCGAGTCAGAAATCCACCAGGGCTTCCAGCACCTCCTGCAGACACTCGGCCAACCCAGCAACCAGCTGCAGCTGAGCGTGGGCAACGCCATGTTCGTCCAAGAGCAGCTGAAGCTGCTGGACAAGTTCAGGGACGACGCCCGGGCGCTGTACGCGGCCGAGGTCTCCTCCATCAACTTCCGGGACCCCGACACCGCCAAGAGTCTCATCAACGACTATGTGAAGAATAAAACCCAGGGGAAAGTTGTGGATTTGTTCAAGAGGCTTGACCCACTCACAGAAGTGGTCCTGGTGAATTACATCTACTTTAAAG CCAAATGGAAGTTGCCCTTTGACCCCCAAGTTACAAACCAGGCAGAGTTCCACGTGAGCGAGAACAGGTCGGTGGAGGTGCCCATGATGAGGATCCCGAGCCTGGTCACACCTATGTTCCGGGACGCGGTGCTGGGCTGCGTGGTGGTGGAGCTCCAGTACACCAGCAACGACAGCGCCCTCTTCATCCTCCCGGACGAGGGCCgactggaggaggtggaggccaAGCTGCTCCCGGAGACactgaggaggtggagagacTCACTGCATCCCAG CCTAATAGATGAGCTCGGCCTGCCAAAGTTTTCCATCTCCAGCGACTATGATCTGAAAGACATCCTTCCCCAGCTAGGCATTAGGGAAGTCTTCACTGACAAGGCTGACCTGTCAGGAGTCAATGATTCTAATGACCTGAAGGTTACCCAG GTGGTCCACAAGGCTGTGCTTGATGTGGGCGAGGAGGGCACGGAAGGATTTGCTTCTACAGGAATCAG AGTGGAAACCAGGATCATGAAGACGATCACTGTGTATTTCAACAGGCCCTTCTTGTTAACCATAGTGCACAGAGACACCCAGAGCGTCATCTTTTTGGGCAAAGTCACAGACCCCAGTCAGGCCTAG